A segment of the Chthonomonadales bacterium genome:
CTGACGAAGGGGCACGGCGACAGCACCGACGCCGTCTGGTCGCCGGTGACGCACTGAAGGGGAGTCAAACGAAGAGCGCCGCGCGTAGGCACGGCGCTTCGTGAGTTGGTGCCCAGGAGAGGAGTCGAACCTCCAAGCCCGTACGGGCACTAGTTCCTGAAACTAGCGTGTTTGCCATTTCACCACCTGGGCGCAGTGGCGGGCGTTCGTTGCGGGATTATACTGGTTCTGGTATAATCTGTCAACTCGTCGCATGACCGACCCGGGTTGAGGCACGTCCCTTGATCCTGACCGTCACGTTGAACGCCGCGGTCGACCGGACCTACCGGATCGAGGGGTTCGTGGTCGACCGCGTGCACCGTCCCGTGGAGTGGCGCGTTGCGGCCGGCGGCAAGGGCGTGAACGTGGCCCGCGTGTACCAGACGCTCGGCGGCCGGGCCGTGGCGCTGGCGTTCCTCGGCGGCCAGAGTGGCGCCCTGATCGAGCGGGCGCTGGCAGACGAGGGCATCGAGGCCGCGCCGGTGCCGACGGCCGGGGAGTCCCGGCTCTGTATCGCCGTGGTCGATCCCGTGGCGCACACCCAGACCGAGGTGAACGAGACCGGGCCGCCGGTGTCGGCAGCCGAGGTCAGTGCACTGCGCGACCGGGTCCGCGATCTGCTGGCAGGCCGGCGGTTCGCCTTCGTGGCGCTGTCGGGAAGCGTGCCTCCGGGAACTCCCGACGGCATCTACGCGGATTTGATCGAGGTGGCGCGCAGACATGGCGTGCGCGCGGTACTCGATGCCAGTGGCGCCGCGCTGCGTGACGGGGTTCGCGCCGTTCCGTGGATGGTCAAGCCGAACTATCACGAGGCCTGCGCGCTGGCCGGCGCCGATCTGCGGAGCGAGGCCGAGTTGCAGGGCCTGGCCCGTCACCTGCGGTCCGGCGGCATCGAGGTCGTGGCGCTGACGCTCGGCGAGCGCGGCGCCCTGTGCGTACGCTCGGGGAGCGTGCTGCGCGCCAGACCTCCCGCCGTAGAGTTCGTGAGCGCGGTCGGCTCCGGCGATGCGTTCGTGGCTGCTTACCTCTGGTCGGACGAGCGCGGGTGTACGGCCGACGAGGCGCTTCGGATGGCGGTCGGCGCGGGCGCGGCCAACGCCGCCGTGTATGGCGCCGGGTTCTGCACCGCCGCGGCCATCCGGGCAGCAGCAGGCGGCACGGAGATGATCGCCGTGCCGGAGGACTCTACCTAGTCATGGTGTCGCTGGATTCCGTGTTGTTCCTGGCCAGCCCGATCGAGATTGGCATCGTGCTGATGATCGCGCTCATCGTGTTCGGGCCCAAGCGGCTGCCCGAGGTGGGCCGCCAGATCGGATCGGCGCTGCGCGAGCTTCG
Coding sequences within it:
- a CDS encoding 1-phosphofructokinase family hexose kinase, encoding MILTVTLNAAVDRTYRIEGFVVDRVHRPVEWRVAAGGKGVNVARVYQTLGGRAVALAFLGGQSGALIERALADEGIEAAPVPTAGESRLCIAVVDPVAHTQTEVNETGPPVSAAEVSALRDRVRDLLAGRRFAFVALSGSVPPGTPDGIYADLIEVARRHGVRAVLDASGAALRDGVRAVPWMVKPNYHEACALAGADLRSEAELQGLARHLRSGGIEVVALTLGERGALCVRSGSVLRARPPAVEFVSAVGSGDAFVAAYLWSDERGCTADEALRMAVGAGAANAAVYGAGFCTAAAIRAAAGGTEMIAVPEDST